The Actinomycetota bacterium genome window below encodes:
- a CDS encoding UDP-glucuronic acid decarboxylase family protein, whose amino-acid sequence MRVLVTGGAGFIGSHLCDALIEKGHHVICIDNFLTGSRENIEHLLDNENFELIEHDLTIPPSTFDSQPLTIDCIFHLASPASPVDFSKLSIETLMVNSLGTYHMLELARKNGAKILLASTSEIYGDPKVSPQSETYWGNVNPVGSRSSYDEAKRFAEALVMAYYRRYDLEVVIVRIFNTYGPRMRRQDGRVIPNFIQQALDNSPITVYGDGSQSRSFCYIDDLVDGLLKAMFSKSAKGEIINLGNPHEIEVLELAHLIKEMCNSNSEIIFLPLPPDDPSQRRPDIEKARKLLGWEPKVSLNEGLKSVIEWFEERGVCK is encoded by the coding sequence ATGAGGGTGTTGGTTACGGGGGGAGCTGGCTTCATAGGTTCTCATCTATGCGACGCGCTCATTGAGAAAGGACATCATGTAATTTGCATCGATAATTTCCTCACTGGATCAAGAGAAAACATCGAACATTTGCTAGATAACGAGAATTTTGAACTCATCGAACACGATTTAACTATTCCTCCATCGACCTTTGACTCTCAACCACTGACCATCGACTGCATTTTCCACCTTGCGAGCCCCGCTAGTCCGGTAGATTTCTCAAAGTTATCAATCGAAACATTGATGGTAAATTCATTGGGTACTTACCATATGCTCGAGTTGGCTAGAAAAAATGGGGCAAAAATACTGCTTGCATCGACTTCAGAGATTTATGGGGATCCAAAGGTTAGTCCTCAATCCGAAACTTATTGGGGAAATGTTAATCCCGTGGGTTCTCGCAGTTCCTACGATGAAGCCAAGCGTTTTGCCGAGGCTTTGGTCATGGCTTATTATCGCCGATATGATCTGGAGGTTGTGATAGTCCGCATATTCAACACGTACGGACCACGGATGAGAAGGCAGGATGGTAGGGTAATCCCAAATTTCATACAGCAAGCTTTGGATAATAGCCCCATCACCGTATATGGTGATGGTTCGCAAAGTCGCAGTTTTTGCTACATCGATGATTTGGTAGATGGTTTGCTTAAAGCGATGTTCTCTAAGAGTGCAAAGGGTGAAATCATAAATTTGGGCAATCCGCATGAAATCGAAGTATTAGAACTCGCTCATCTTATTAAGGAGATGTGTAATTCTAATTCGGAGATAATTTTTCTTCCTCTTCCTCCCGACGATCCTTCACAACGTCGACCGGATATCGAAAAGGCAAGGAAATTGTTGGGTTGGGAACCAAAGGTATCTTTGAATGAAGGTCTTAAAAGTGTAATAGAGTGGTTTGAGGAGAGAGGTGTTTGCAAATGA
- a CDS encoding UDP-glucose/GDP-mannose dehydrogenase family protein encodes MKICIIGVGYVGLVTGACFADIGHDVICVDVDSDKISKLRAGIIPIYEPGLDQIVTRNQKTGRIMFSTDITVGVQKSDMIFITVGTPPDKTEAADLTHVKAAAGEIARAMNGYKVIVNKSTMPLGSTKLVQGIIEESKINPHHFEVVSNPEFLREGSAVEDFLHPDRIIIGTHSQKAAEVMTELYSPFNAPVLVMDPVSAELIKYASNAFLATKISFINAIANICEKVGADVREVALGMGYDKRIGFEFFNAGPGWGGSCLPKDCKALVKIAENYGYDFQLLKGTIQINENQKRFIVTKVRELLGNLKGKDIGILGLSFKPNTDDIRDSPAIDIVRHLRAEGASIKAYDPVAMENAEHILKGVKFVHDAYEAAKDSDILLLLTEWDHFKWLDFKKIKSLLKKPILFDARNYLDSNALKHLGFIYRGVGR; translated from the coding sequence GTGAAAATCTGCATCATTGGTGTGGGATACGTGGGATTAGTCACTGGAGCTTGCTTCGCCGATATTGGTCACGATGTAATTTGTGTTGACGTCGATTCGGATAAGATTTCCAAGCTAAGAGCTGGAATCATCCCCATCTATGAACCCGGGCTAGACCAGATTGTAACCAGGAATCAAAAGACGGGAAGAATTATGTTCTCAACTGATATCACGGTGGGGGTTCAAAAGTCGGATATGATTTTCATCACGGTGGGCACGCCTCCTGACAAAACCGAAGCCGCTGACCTTACCCATGTAAAAGCAGCGGCGGGAGAAATAGCCCGGGCAATGAATGGCTATAAGGTCATCGTCAATAAGAGCACCATGCCTCTGGGTTCAACGAAATTGGTTCAAGGGATAATCGAGGAGAGCAAGATAAATCCCCATCATTTTGAGGTGGTCTCCAATCCAGAATTCTTGAGGGAAGGCTCAGCTGTCGAAGATTTTCTCCATCCCGACAGAATCATCATAGGCACCCATAGCCAAAAAGCAGCCGAGGTTATGACCGAGCTCTACTCTCCATTTAACGCCCCCGTCCTCGTTATGGACCCAGTGAGTGCAGAGTTAATAAAGTATGCATCCAATGCGTTTTTGGCAACCAAAATATCCTTTATAAATGCCATTGCAAATATTTGTGAGAAGGTGGGAGCGGATGTGAGAGAAGTGGCTTTAGGCATGGGATATGACAAACGCATTGGTTTTGAATTCTTCAATGCTGGACCCGGGTGGGGAGGAAGTTGTCTACCAAAGGATTGCAAAGCCCTCGTCAAAATCGCGGAAAATTATGGATACGATTTTCAACTTCTGAAAGGCACCATTCAAATTAATGAGAATCAGAAAAGGTTCATTGTAACGAAGGTTCGAGAACTTTTGGGCAATCTCAAGGGCAAGGATATAGGCATACTGGGCTTATCTTTTAAACCCAATACCGATGATATTAGAGACTCACCCGCAATCGACATCGTCCGCCATTTGCGAGCTGAAGGTGCATCAATAAAGGCATATGACCCCGTGGCGATGGAGAACGCCGAGCACATTTTAAAGGGTGTAAAATTCGTCCATGATGCATATGAGGCGGCGAAAGACAGTGATATCCTACTTTTGTTGACCGAATGGGACCACTTTAAATGGCTAGATTTTAAAAAGATTAAATCCTTGCTTAAAAAACCAATTTTATTTGATGCCAGAAACTATCTGGATTCTAATGCTCTGAAGCACTTGGGGTTCATCTATAGAGGGGTTGGAAGATGA